The following proteins come from a genomic window of Winogradskyella sp. PC-19:
- the fabG gene encoding 3-oxoacyl-[acyl-carrier-protein] reductase yields MKLLEGKTAIITGASRGIGKGIAEVFAEHGANVAFTYSSSVEAANELEKELNAKGVKAKGYQSNAASFDQAQKLAEDVLEDFGGIDILINNAGITKDNLLMRMGEEDFDKVIEVNLKSVFNMTKAVQRTMLKQRKGSIINMSSVVGVKGNAGQTNYAASKAGIIGFSKSVALELGSRNIRSNVIAPGFIETEMTAKLDEETVKGWRNAIPLKRGGTPEDIANACVYLASDLSAYVTGQTLNVDGGMLT; encoded by the coding sequence ATGAAATTATTAGAAGGTAAAACAGCAATCATCACAGGAGCATCTCGTGGTATAGGAAAAGGTATAGCAGAAGTTTTTGCAGAACATGGCGCAAACGTTGCATTTACATACAGTTCTTCAGTAGAAGCAGCAAATGAGCTTGAAAAAGAATTAAACGCCAAAGGTGTTAAAGCAAAAGGGTACCAAAGTAATGCAGCTAGCTTTGATCAAGCTCAAAAATTAGCTGAAGACGTTTTAGAAGATTTTGGTGGAATTGACATTTTAATTAATAATGCTGGTATTACAAAAGATAATTTGTTAATGCGTATGGGAGAAGAAGATTTTGACAAGGTCATCGAAGTCAATCTAAAATCAGTATTTAATATGACTAAAGCTGTGCAACGCACAATGCTTAAACAACGAAAAGGTTCGATAATTAACATGAGCTCTGTTGTAGGTGTTAAAGGAAATGCAGGCCAAACTAACTATGCAGCCTCTAAAGCTGGTATTATTGGTTTTTCTAAATCTGTTGCTTTAGAGTTAGGCTCAAGAAACATAAGAAGTAATGTAATTGCACCTGGATTTATCGAAACGGAGATGACAGCAAAATTAGACGAAGAAACTGTAAAAGGATGGCGTAATGCAATACCTCTTAAACGAGGAGGAACTCCTGAAGATATTGCGAATGCTTGTGTATATTTAGCTAGTGATTTAAGTGCTTATGTTACTGGACAGACCTTAAATGTTGACGGAGGAATGTTGACATAA
- a CDS encoding prohibitin family protein, which produces MEKLPKVGLPILVAAVICIIILFKSVITIDAGYAGVLYKLNGGVDPESEPLGEGINFVAPWNSVIEYEVRQQEIPEKMSVLSSNGLDITLDASVLYQPDVVNLARLHKEKGRNYLNRVLQPAIRSAARSVVGRYTPEQLYSSKRDAIQEEIFMETKKIVESQYIQLNSVLIRDVTLPPTIKQAIERKLKQEQESLEYEFRLVTAAKEAEKVIIEAKGKADANKILSASLTDKILQDKGIEATVKLSESPNSKVIVIGSGDSGMPIILGNQ; this is translated from the coding sequence ATGGAAAAATTACCAAAAGTCGGATTACCAATTTTAGTAGCAGCAGTTATTTGTATTATCATACTTTTCAAATCTGTAATAACAATCGATGCAGGTTATGCTGGCGTGTTATACAAACTTAACGGAGGTGTAGACCCAGAATCAGAACCTCTTGGCGAAGGAATTAACTTCGTAGCACCATGGAATAGTGTTATCGAATATGAAGTAAGACAACAAGAAATTCCTGAAAAAATGTCTGTATTATCATCAAATGGATTAGACATTACATTAGATGCCTCTGTACTTTATCAACCAGACGTTGTTAATCTTGCAAGACTTCATAAAGAAAAAGGACGTAATTATTTAAATCGTGTTTTACAACCTGCAATTCGTTCTGCAGCTCGTAGCGTAGTTGGTCGTTATACACCGGAGCAATTATACTCTAGTAAGCGTGATGCAATTCAAGAAGAAATTTTCATGGAAACCAAAAAGATTGTTGAAAGTCAATACATTCAATTGAACAGTGTTTTAATTAGAGATGTTACATTACCTCCAACAATTAAACAAGCGATTGAACGTAAACTAAAGCAAGAACAAGAATCATTAGAGTATGAGTTTAGGTTAGTTACTGCTGCTAAAGAAGCTGAAAAAGTAATTATCGAAGCTAAAGGTAAAGCAGATGCAAACAAAATCTTAAGCGCTTCATTAACAGATAAAATTTTACAAGATAAAGGTATTGAAGCAACTGTGAAGCTATCTGAATCGCCTAATAGCAAAGTAATTGTTATCGGTTCTGGCGACTCAGGAATGCCTATAATTTTGGGGAACCAATAA
- the hisG gene encoding ATP phosphoribosyltransferase gives MNKLKIAVQKSGRLNEDSMKILKAIGISIDNGKDQLKASARNFPLEVFYLRNGDIPQYLRDGVVDAAIIGENVLIEKGNDLNIVERLGFSKCRVSIAVPKSSEAKSLKDLEGKRIATSYPNTVNQFLEKAGIKANLHIINGSVEIAPNIGLADAVCDIVSSGSTLFKNGLKEIETLLKSEAVLATSPRISEENQAIIDKIQFRLKSVLRGRENKYVLLNAPNDKLDKIVDILPGMNSPTILPLAKDGWSSLHSVINKNDFWNVIDELKANGAEGILVCPIENMVL, from the coding sequence ATGAATAAACTAAAAATTGCAGTACAAAAATCGGGTCGTCTTAATGAAGACTCTATGAAAATCTTAAAGGCTATTGGTATTTCTATAGATAATGGTAAGGACCAACTAAAGGCATCTGCCCGTAACTTTCCTTTAGAAGTGTTTTATTTACGTAATGGTGATATTCCACAATATCTGCGAGATGGTGTTGTAGACGCTGCTATAATAGGTGAGAACGTTTTAATAGAAAAAGGAAACGATTTAAATATTGTTGAGCGACTAGGTTTCTCTAAGTGTCGGGTTTCAATCGCTGTACCAAAATCATCAGAGGCGAAATCATTGAAAGATTTAGAAGGAAAACGCATTGCTACATCCTATCCTAATACGGTAAATCAGTTTTTAGAAAAAGCAGGCATAAAAGCAAACCTTCACATCATTAATGGCTCCGTAGAAATTGCACCAAATATAGGTTTGGCAGATGCTGTTTGTGACATTGTTTCCAGCGGAAGTACCTTATTTAAAAATGGGTTAAAAGAAATAGAAACACTTTTAAAATCCGAAGCAGTTTTAGCTACTTCTCCGAGAATTTCAGAAGAAAATCAAGCCATTATAGATAAGATTCAATTCAGACTTAAATCTGTTCTTAGAGGAAGAGAAAACAAGTATGTACTACTAAATGCTCCTAATGATAAACTAGACAAAATAGTAGATATCCTTCCTGGAATGAACAGTCCAACAATTTTGCCTTTAGCTAAAGATGGCTGGAGTTCTTTACACTCTGTGATTAATAAGAATGATTTTTGGAATGTTATAGATGAACTTAAGGCAAATGGCGCAGAAGGTATATTAGTTTGTCCAATTGAAAATATGGTATTGTAA